In a genomic window of Hydrotalea sp.:
- a CDS encoding amino acid permease, translated as MVKSSPKSSFVKSLSRTKKIGAAEKGNNLKRVLGGFDLTLLGIGGIIGTGIFVLTGIAAANQAGPALIISFILAGAICALAALAYAELASAIGGSGSAYSYAYATIGELVAWIIGWDLLLEYVLAVPTVSIGWSGYVQNILQNLGFTLPDYLAKSWREGGFINLPAVLIVLAIMMLLNSGVKHSARLNGGIVFIKLLVIVLFIVIALFHIDAANWHPFMPYGWFGHDAQGLPVGIIPGAAIVFFSYIGFDAVSTAANETKNPQRNMPIGILCSLAVCTVAYIIVTALLTSLVPYKELGVAAPVAYALQKIGLPWAASVISIGALAGITSVILVMFYGATRLIYAIARDGLLPVGLSAVNPKAKVPRIIITGVGIIAALIAGFFPLTELSELINIGTLAAFLLVCLSVVLLRLTHPTLPRPFKNPLGIAGSVLGAVASFALMLALPALTWWRFAMWLLLGLVIYFAYGRYNSQLAKPRKQ; from the coding sequence CTTCGCCGAAATCTTCTTTTGTTAAAAGCCTTAGCCGTACCAAGAAAATTGGCGCGGCCGAAAAGGGCAATAATTTAAAACGCGTGTTGGGCGGGTTTGACCTGACCCTGCTGGGGATTGGCGGCATCATCGGCACCGGTATTTTTGTCCTAACCGGCATTGCCGCCGCCAACCAGGCTGGCCCCGCCCTTATTATATCCTTCATCCTGGCGGGCGCGATTTGCGCCCTGGCCGCCCTGGCCTATGCCGAGCTAGCCTCGGCCATTGGCGGGTCGGGCAGTGCCTACAGCTACGCCTATGCCACCATCGGCGAGTTAGTCGCCTGGATCATCGGCTGGGATTTGCTGTTGGAATATGTGCTGGCGGTGCCGACGGTTTCTATCGGCTGGTCAGGTTATGTGCAAAATATATTACAAAACCTTGGTTTCACCCTGCCGGACTATTTGGCGAAATCTTGGCGCGAGGGCGGGTTTATCAACCTGCCAGCGGTGCTTATCGTGCTGGCCATTATGATGCTATTGAACAGCGGGGTTAAGCACAGCGCGCGGTTAAACGGCGGGATTGTTTTTATCAAATTGCTGGTTATTGTTCTTTTTATTGTGATTGCCCTGTTCCATATTGACGCCGCCAATTGGCATCCATTCATGCCCTATGGCTGGTTTGGCCATGACGCACAGGGCCTGCCGGTTGGGATTATCCCGGGGGCGGCGATTGTGTTTTTTTCTTACATCGGGTTTGACGCCGTGTCGACCGCGGCCAACGAAACCAAAAACCCGCAACGCAATATGCCGATTGGTATTTTATGTTCCTTGGCCGTTTGCACCGTCGCCTATATTATTGTTACCGCCCTTTTAACCAGCCTGGTGCCATATAAAGAATTAGGTGTCGCCGCGCCGGTTGCCTATGCTTTGCAAAAAATCGGCCTGCCCTGGGCGGCGTCGGTTATTTCGATTGGTGCGCTGGCCGGCATCACCAGTGTTATTTTGGTGATGTTCTATGGCGCGACACGGCTTATCTATGCCATTGCGCGCGATGGTTTATTACCGGTGGGTTTAAGCGCGGTCAACCCCAAGGCCAAGGTGCCGCGCATCATCATCACCGGCGTTGGTATCATCGCCGCGCTGATTGCTGGGTTTTTTCCCTTAACCGAATTGTCGGAGCTCATCAACATCGGCACGCTGGCGGCGTTCCTGCTGGTTTGTTTAAGCGTTGTGTTATTGCGGTTGACCCACCCGACATTACCACGGCCGTTTAAAAACCCGCTGGGGATTGCCGGTTCGGTGCTGGGGGCGGTGGCGTCCTTCGCCTTGATGCTCGCCCTGCCCGCCCTGACGTGGTGGCGGTTTGCCATGTGGTTATTGCTTGGCTTGGTTATTTATTTTGCCTATGGCCGTTACAACAGCCAATTGGCGAAGCCTAGGAAGCAGTAG